The following are encoded together in the Juglans microcarpa x Juglans regia isolate MS1-56 chromosome 2D, Jm3101_v1.0, whole genome shotgun sequence genome:
- the LOC121250929 gene encoding uncharacterized protein LOC121250929 isoform X2: protein MSAVDGGIREPVAGLTLGDLLGTAEKRTALAPPVPLPRDQSAPATRLRPQPQPQLSNRTLLDVIQEHDPDAGLSFKDLIGDHHNNRDNNSWKNFRDRLSLKRAGANWTSRIPASVIPIQNGNDSVNSSASRELSFSMTNSVCFQHTAESTQLEDDSTSFDMCGGHSSSSSPCTRPQMSSRSSTRLGPSVQIESRSTPPGDSDFYDAPPPSQAQGFGRQISRHNSTRYLGTQSQNSMHNRDVADLTSTEDGYAECDGDEASLRAPRRRLSTVLAEERALSEREAVAAREAAEAVAVAAAEREQAETEDSEAAEPPARMSLMDLMDYNIGEEEEEEAKAEEGEVVAGGGEGEGEGEGVEHKCCVCMVRHKGAAFIPCGHTFCRLCSRELMVGRGNCPLCNRFILEILDIF from the coding sequence ATGTCGGCGGTGGACGGCGGCATTCGAGAGCCGGTGGCCGGTTTGACTCTGGGCGATTTATTGGGCACGGCTGAGAAGCGAACCGCGTTGGCTCCTCCAGTTCCTCTACCTCGAGATCAAAGCGCGCCGGCAACTCGGCTTCGGCCTCAGCCTCAGCCTCAGCTCAGTAACCGTACCCTCCTGGATGTGATCCAAGAGCATGATCCGGATGCCGGGCTGTCCTTCAAGGATCTCATTGGCGACCACCACAACAACAGGGACAATAACTCTTGGAAAAACTTCAGAGACAGGCTCTCTCTCAAGCGCGCTGGGGCGAATTGGACCTCTCGTATCCCAGCATCGGTTATCCCTATCCAGAATGGCAACGATTCTGTCAATAGTAGCGCGTCACGCGAACTTTCGTTTTCTATGACCAACTCGGTTTGTTTCCAGCACACGGCCGAGTCCACTCAGTTGGAGGACGACTCGACTTCTTTCGATATGTGCGGAGGCCATTCCTCCTCGTCGAGTCCGTGTACCAGGCCGCAGATGTCTAGTCGTAGCTCGACCCGGTTGGGCCCGTCGGTTCAGATTGAGTCCAGGTCAACTCCACCCGGCGACTCAGACTTTTACGACGCACCTCCTCCATCACAGGCTCAGGGTTTCGGACGTCAAATATCGCGGCACAATTCAACGCGCTACCTAGGGACTCAGAGCCAGAACTCGATGCACAACAGGGACGTCGCCGATTTAACATCAACAGAAGACGGCTACGCCGAATGCGATGGTGACGAAGCCTCGCTACGGGCGCCCAGGCGCCGCCTCTCAACAGTATTGGCAGAGGAGAGAGCTCTCTCAGAACGAGAAGCCGTGGCAGCACGGGAAGCGGCGGAGGCGGTGGCGGTGGCAGCAGCCGAGAGAGAACAAGCGGAGACGGAGGATTCTGAGGCGGCGGAACCTCCGGCGAGGATGTCACTGATGGACTTGATGGACTACAACAtaggggaggaggaagaggaagaagcgAAAGCGGAGGAGGGGGAGGTGGTGGCGGGcggaggggaaggggaaggggaaggggaaggtgTAGAGCATAAATGCTGCGTGTGCATGGTGAGGCATAAAGGTGCGGCGTTTATACCCTGTGGCCACACTTTTTGCAGGCTGTGTTCAAGGGAGCTTATGGTCGGTAGGGGTAACTGCCCCCTCTGCAACCGCTTCATACTGGAAATCCTCGACATTTTCTGA
- the LOC121250929 gene encoding uncharacterized protein LOC121250929 isoform X1: MEGAGRTLTLRDQMSAVDGGIREPVAGLTLGDLLGTAEKRTALAPPVPLPRDQSAPATRLRPQPQPQLSNRTLLDVIQEHDPDAGLSFKDLIGDHHNNRDNNSWKNFRDRLSLKRAGANWTSRIPASVIPIQNGNDSVNSSASRELSFSMTNSVCFQHTAESTQLEDDSTSFDMCGGHSSSSSPCTRPQMSSRSSTRLGPSVQIESRSTPPGDSDFYDAPPPSQAQGFGRQISRHNSTRYLGTQSQNSMHNRDVADLTSTEDGYAECDGDEASLRAPRRRLSTVLAEERALSEREAVAAREAAEAVAVAAAEREQAETEDSEAAEPPARMSLMDLMDYNIGEEEEEEAKAEEGEVVAGGGEGEGEGEGVEHKCCVCMVRHKGAAFIPCGHTFCRLCSRELMVGRGNCPLCNRFILEILDIF; encoded by the coding sequence ATGGAAGGCGCAGGGCGGACGCTAACACTGCGAGATCAAATGTCGGCGGTGGACGGCGGCATTCGAGAGCCGGTGGCCGGTTTGACTCTGGGCGATTTATTGGGCACGGCTGAGAAGCGAACCGCGTTGGCTCCTCCAGTTCCTCTACCTCGAGATCAAAGCGCGCCGGCAACTCGGCTTCGGCCTCAGCCTCAGCCTCAGCTCAGTAACCGTACCCTCCTGGATGTGATCCAAGAGCATGATCCGGATGCCGGGCTGTCCTTCAAGGATCTCATTGGCGACCACCACAACAACAGGGACAATAACTCTTGGAAAAACTTCAGAGACAGGCTCTCTCTCAAGCGCGCTGGGGCGAATTGGACCTCTCGTATCCCAGCATCGGTTATCCCTATCCAGAATGGCAACGATTCTGTCAATAGTAGCGCGTCACGCGAACTTTCGTTTTCTATGACCAACTCGGTTTGTTTCCAGCACACGGCCGAGTCCACTCAGTTGGAGGACGACTCGACTTCTTTCGATATGTGCGGAGGCCATTCCTCCTCGTCGAGTCCGTGTACCAGGCCGCAGATGTCTAGTCGTAGCTCGACCCGGTTGGGCCCGTCGGTTCAGATTGAGTCCAGGTCAACTCCACCCGGCGACTCAGACTTTTACGACGCACCTCCTCCATCACAGGCTCAGGGTTTCGGACGTCAAATATCGCGGCACAATTCAACGCGCTACCTAGGGACTCAGAGCCAGAACTCGATGCACAACAGGGACGTCGCCGATTTAACATCAACAGAAGACGGCTACGCCGAATGCGATGGTGACGAAGCCTCGCTACGGGCGCCCAGGCGCCGCCTCTCAACAGTATTGGCAGAGGAGAGAGCTCTCTCAGAACGAGAAGCCGTGGCAGCACGGGAAGCGGCGGAGGCGGTGGCGGTGGCAGCAGCCGAGAGAGAACAAGCGGAGACGGAGGATTCTGAGGCGGCGGAACCTCCGGCGAGGATGTCACTGATGGACTTGATGGACTACAACAtaggggaggaggaagaggaagaagcgAAAGCGGAGGAGGGGGAGGTGGTGGCGGGcggaggggaaggggaaggggaaggggaaggtgTAGAGCATAAATGCTGCGTGTGCATGGTGAGGCATAAAGGTGCGGCGTTTATACCCTGTGGCCACACTTTTTGCAGGCTGTGTTCAAGGGAGCTTATGGTCGGTAGGGGTAACTGCCCCCTCTGCAACCGCTTCATACTGGAAATCCTCGACATTTTCTGA